The genomic window TGATGGGAACAATGTCGGAGAAAACAAGCCTTCTCTTGGCTCTGCTACAACGACAGCTCGCTTAAACCTTCGTTCGGGTGCGGGCACGTCTCACCGAGTCTTAACAACACTTCCGGTTGGACAGAAATTAGAGCTTCTTCAAAAACAAGGCAACTGGTATCAAGTTAAGGCCGGCAATCAAACTGGTTGGGTTTCTGCTGACTTCATTAAAACTGATGGGAACAATGTCGGAGACAACAAGCCTTCTCTTGGCTCTGCTACAACGACAGCTCGCTTAAACCTTCGTTCAGGTGCGGGCACGTCTCACCGAGTCTTAACAACACTTCCGGTTGGACAGAAATTAGAGCTTCTTCAAAAACAAGGCAACTGGTATCAAGTCAAAGCCGGCAATCAAACTGGTTGGGTTTCTGCTGACTTCATTAAAACTGATGGGAACAATGTCGGAGACAACAAGCCTTCTCTTGGGTCCGCTACAACGACAGCTCGCTTAAACCTTCGTTCAGGTGCAGGCACGTCTCACCGAGTCTTAACGACGCTTCCGGTTGGACAGAAATTGGAGCTTCTTCAAAAACAAGGCAACTGGTATCAAGTTAAGGCCGGCAGTCAAACTGGTTGGGTTTCTGCTGACTTCATTAAAACAAATGGGAATAATGTCGGAGAAAACAAGCCTTCTCTTGGCTCTGCTACAACGACAGCTCGCTTAAACCTTCGTTCGGGTGCGGGCACGTCTCACCGAGTCTTAACGACGCTTCCGGTTGGACAGAAATTGGAGCTTCTTCAAAAACAAGGCAACTGGTATCAAGTCAAAGCCGGCAATCAAACTGGTTGGGTTTCTGCTGACTTTCTTTCCACTAATTCAGAGGCAAAGAAAGAAGAGACAATTGTAACAAAAGCTGGTGAAACAACAGCACGATTAAATTTACGTGAAGGCGCTGGAACTTCCTACAAAGTTCTCACTACATTAAATAAAGGCCAATCTGTTGAGATTTTGAGCACTAAGAGCGGCTGGCATCAAATAAAGGTTGGTTCACAAACTGGCTGGGTTTCTGCACAGTATGTACAAGAAAAGAGTTCTGAGCCTAGTATTCAAGCAATGTCGCGCTCACTAATGGGTCCAATGTTTGTAGACGAACCAGAAACCGTGATCGAAGAACCTCTACAAGCAGAAGAAACTGATGGAGAGAGTGGACAGGACAACTCCTCTAAACAAGAAAAGCCTGAGAAGGAACTAGATTCTAATAAACAAAGCGCTGAAACTGTTCCAAATAAGGAAAAAGATTTATCAAATCAGGAAACGGATTCTAAAAAAGAGCCGGCTTCTGCTGTCGATGATGTCGATAACGATTTAGTCTCTGATAGCGAGGACGATTCTTCTTCTGAGATCGGTGATAATGATTCTGGCTCTGATAGAAATGACGATTCTTCTTCTGAAGCCGTTGATAGCGATTCAGTCCCTGAGAGTGATGATTCTTCTTCTGAGGTCGTTGATAACGATTTAGTCTCTGATAGCGAGGACGATCCTTCTTCTGATGACGGTGATAGCGACTCAGTCCCTGAGAGTGATGATTCTTCTTCTGAAGGCGTTGATAACGATTCTGGCTCTGATAGCGATGACGACCCTTCTTCTGAAGTCGTTGATAACGATCTAGTTTCTGAGAGTGACGATTCTTCTTCTGAAGTCGTTGATAACGATCTAGTTTCTGAGAGTGACGATTCTTCTTCTGATGACGGTGATAGCGACTCAGTCCCTGAGAGTGACGATTCTTCTTCTGAGATCGGTGATAACGATCTAGTTTCTGAGAGTGACGATTCTTCTTCTGAAGTCGTTGATAACGATCTAGTTTCTGAGAGTGATGATTCTTCTTCTGATGACGGTGATAGCGACTCAGTCCCTGAGAGTGACGATTCTTCTTCTGAGATCGGTGATAACGATCTAGTTTCTGAGAGTGACGATTCTTCTTCTGAAGTCGTTGATAACGATCTAGTTTCTGAGAGTGATGATTCTTCTTCTGAAGGCGTTGATAACGATTCTGGCTCTGATAGCGATGACGACTTTATTACGTTAACGATTGACACTGACTTGTTAGTCTCTGCGGATAATGACAGTGATATCTTGCTTCAATTAGTTAAGGGGCAATCTGTTGAGGTTCTAGAAACGCATTCAGGTTATGTTAAAATCAAAGTGAATGGAAAAGAAGGCTGGATAAAAAATACAGGGATTATCCTATAATTTCTGCACTCCTGCTATAAATCATGTTTAGCAGGAGTTTTTTAACAACAAATAAACCGTACTCTAGTTATTGGAGGCTAGAATACGGTTTATTTTTTTTACTTACTGTTTACAATCACTTTTTCAGCAATATGCTTTGATGCTTGTCCATCATCTAAGTGACAATACTC from Shouchella hunanensis includes these protein-coding regions:
- a CDS encoding SH3 domain-containing protein; translation: MFIIKTKILVTSGSASALTLIATAFPLQTTFANSFTVVENHYPISFNDAVDRQMGLSAPPQTDRNGRWQNASRNDVAYYMNPNNFNQGTSAYLQFLDLSSSAGLSAQSINSQLLSNKGTLSGHGQTFINASKLHGVNEIYLISHALLETGNGGSQLARGVQYNGRTVYNMYGIGAFDGNAVQAGARYAYNQGWFTPEDAIIGGARFVSNNYFARGQTTLYKMRWNPASPGTYQYATDVGWAVKQTHQMANLYGLVDNYNLQFSVPVYNNQPVGNQPGDNELEPLPPNTYGTTTARLNVRTGPGTSHSVLTTLNKDERVELIAKTGQWYQIKVGNVEGYVSGQFLTFSQESEDQIEEVDEEIIAEGKTTARLNLRAQPNTNSSIRTTLSKDQTVQIVKKEGNWYFVRVGFQTGWVSADFVSITSDNVEENKPSLGSATTTARLNLRSGAGTSHRVLTTLPVGQKLELLQKQGNWYQVKAGNQTGWVSADFIKTDGNNVGDNKPSLGSATTTARLNLRSGAGTSHRVLTTLPVGQKLELLQKQGNWYQVKAGNQTGWVSADFIKTDGNNVGENKPSLGSATTTARLNLRSGAGTSHRVLTTLPVGQKLELLQKQGNWYQVKAGNQTGWVSADFIKTDGNNVGDNKPSLGSATTTARLNLRSGAGTSHRVLTTLPVGQKLELLQKQGNWYQVKAGNQTGWVSADFIKTDGNNVGDNKPSLGSATTTARLNLRSGAGTSHRVLTTLPVGQKLELLQKQGNWYQVKAGSQTGWVSADFIKTNGNNVGENKPSLGSATTTARLNLRSGAGTSHRVLTTLPVGQKLELLQKQGNWYQVKAGNQTGWVSADFLSTNSEAKKEETIVTKAGETTARLNLREGAGTSYKVLTTLNKGQSVEILSTKSGWHQIKVGSQTGWVSAQYVQEKSSEPSIQAMSRSLMGPMFVDEPETVIEEPLQAEETDGESGQDNSSKQEKPEKELDSNKQSAETVPNKEKDLSNQETDSKKEPASAVDDVDNDLVSDSEDDSSSEIGDNDSGSDRNDDSSSEAVDSDSVPESDDSSSEVVDNDLVSDSEDDPSSDDGDSDSVPESDDSSSEGVDNDSGSDSDDDPSSEVVDNDLVSESDDSSSEVVDNDLVSESDDSSSDDGDSDSVPESDDSSSEIGDNDLVSESDDSSSEVVDNDLVSESDDSSSDDGDSDSVPESDDSSSEIGDNDLVSESDDSSSEVVDNDLVSESDDSSSEGVDNDSGSDSDDDFITLTIDTDLLVSADNDSDILLQLVKGQSVEVLETHSGYVKIKVNGKEGWIKNTGIIL